From the Candidatus Cloacimonadota bacterium genome, one window contains:
- a CDS encoding PorV/PorQ family protein: MKKNNILILALAVMLLPVCIQAKPFGKVGTVGMQFLKLGVDARAIGMGEAYTAVSDDISSVFWNPAGLAPAFQNQVFVSHTNWVADIMHEFAAATYTNGVSTFAVYGSVLHMDKLEVTEEETFGPTGEYFTNSSIAMGLTYGQQFTDKFSAGVGVKYLRENLYEYDVNSYALDMGSMYNTGWKNIKIGMALKNFGPDIRYTVDDDGDGSTDEDPFDLIDNDGDGDIDEDGPELESKIPMHFSLGVSGDLMRNDTGYWIASVQLDNVIDRLETWNLGTEYKLGNLFLRAGYQINYDAAGFSAGAGWQVPTSIGIFNIDYAYTDMGPLAESMIKSAHRVSLKMRY, translated from the coding sequence GTGAAAAAGAATAATATCCTGATCCTCGCTCTCGCCGTTATGCTATTGCCAGTATGTATTCAAGCAAAACCTTTTGGTAAAGTTGGCACGGTTGGCATGCAGTTTCTAAAGCTAGGTGTCGATGCTCGAGCCATTGGCATGGGTGAAGCTTACACAGCGGTAAGTGACGATATCTCTTCCGTGTTTTGGAATCCTGCCGGATTGGCTCCAGCGTTCCAAAACCAGGTGTTTGTGTCTCATACCAACTGGGTAGCCGACATCATGCACGAATTTGCAGCAGCTACATATACCAACGGAGTATCTACTTTTGCGGTGTATGGATCGGTATTGCATATGGACAAACTTGAAGTTACGGAAGAAGAAACCTTCGGTCCTACTGGAGAGTATTTTACCAATAGCAGCATTGCTATGGGGTTAACCTACGGACAGCAGTTTACCGATAAATTCTCTGCTGGCGTGGGAGTGAAGTACTTACGCGAAAATCTCTACGAATACGATGTAAACAGCTATGCTCTGGATATGGGTTCCATGTACAATACGGGATGGAAAAACATAAAGATTGGCATGGCATTAAAGAACTTCGGACCAGATATCCGTTACACTGTAGATGATGATGGTGATGGTTCTACGGACGAAGATCCATTTGATTTGATCGATAATGATGGTGATGGAGATATAGACGAAGACGGACCCGAACTGGAGAGTAAGATCCCGATGCACTTTTCATTGGGCGTATCTGGGGATCTGATGCGAAATGACACCGGATATTGGATTGCTTCGGTGCAATTGGATAACGTAATTGACCGTTTGGAAACTTGGAACTTGGGAACCGAGTATAAACTGGGTAATCTATTCCTGAGAGCTGGTTACCAGATTAACTACGATGCTGCGGGCTTTAGTGCAGGTGCCGGTTGGCAAGTTCCCACAAGTATTGGAATCTTCAATATCGACTATGCCTATACAGATATGGGCCCCCTGGCAGAATCCATGATAAAGAGCGCTCATCGCGTTTCACTCAAGATGAGATACTAG